Part of the Desulfohalovibrio reitneri genome is shown below.
TGGCGGCGCAATTCGCGGCAAGCGCCCTTGCCCGCCTCTTCACGGGGGAGGGCGGTGAGTTCAAGCTGTTCGGCCATGTCTGTTCTCCTTTGGAGTGAAATGCGCTCGGAATCCCGGTCTAGACGAAAAGCACGCTGACCGAGGATTCGGAATGGATGTTATGAATGGCCTTGGCCAACAGGCCGGCCACGGATTTGACCGCGATCTTGGAGCATTCCTTCCCCTTGGGTCCCAGGGGGATGGTGTCGGTGACTATGACGCCGTCGTAGGCCGAGTTCTCCAGCCGCTCGATGGCCGGGCCGGAAAGCACTGGGTGGGTGGCGCAGGCCAGGCACTTCTTGGCTCCGTGCTCGATGAGTACGTCGGCAGCGGTGCAGATGGTGCCCGCTGTATCGATCATGTCGTCCAGCACGATGGCCACCTTGCCCTCGACGTTGCCGATGAGATTCATGGCCCGGGCCTTGTTGGGCTCGTCGCGGCGCTTGTCGATGATGGCCAGGGAGGCTCCCAGGCGCTTGCCGTAGGCCCTGGCGCGTTCCACGCCGCCGGCGTCTGGGGAGACCACAACCAGTTCCTCGTCCTTCTGCGTCTCCTTGAGGTAGTCAAGCAGGACGGGGGCGGCGTAGAGGTTGTCCACGGGCAGGTCGAAAAAGCCCTGGATCTGCCCGGCGTGCAGGTCCACGGTCAGCAGGCGGTGCATACCGGCCGCGGACAGGAAGTCGGACATGAGCTTGGCGGAGATGGGCGCGCGAGGCACCACCTTCCGGTCCTGCCTGGCATAGCCGTAGTAGGGCACCACCGCTGTCACGCGTGAGGCGGAGGCGCGCTTGAGGGCGTCCAGGATCAGGCCGAGCTGCATGATGTTGAAGTTGACCGGGGAGCAGGTGGGCTGAACCACGAAGACGTCCGCGCCACGGACGTTGGCCCCGATCTCGATGCGGATCTCGCCGTCGGAGAAGGTTTCGGCCAGAATGGGGGTGAGCTTGCACCCGAGGTGATCGCAGATGGCCTCGGCCAGTTGCGGATTGGCCGTGCCGCTCAAAATGCGCAGGTCGCCGTGCAGCGCCATGTCCTTGGATCCTTTTGCGAATGAAAAATGGCAGGGGTGGCAGGATTCGAACCCGCGAATGACGGGACCAAAACCCGTTGCCTTGCCAGCTTGGCTACACCCCTGCATTAAAAAATGCCAGTCGCGTATGCGCGGATACCCTCGGCCGCCAGGGCCGAGGCGGCCGCCTCAAGGCGGCGTTCACGGCGGAAGAGGGCGACCATGGCGGCTCCGCTGCCGCTCATGACCGCGCCCGACGCGCCGAGCTGAAAGAGCCACTCCTTCAACCGCCGCAGCTCGGGAAACGCGGAAAGGACAACTTTCTCGAAATCGTTTTCCAGCCGGGGCCGTCCAAGGCAAAAGGGTCCATTATCGACTTCGGATTGGGCTGTCAACCATTGGTAGCCCTTCTCCGCATCATCGTCCAGGGCGGCATAGGCCCAAGCCGTTGGTACATGGACATCCGGGCAGACCACCAGGGCAAGGCAGTCGTCCAGACCGGGTTCCACCTCTGTGAGCCGGTCTCCAACGCCTGTGGCCTCGGCGGCCGAGCCAAGCAGAAAAAAGGGGACGTCCGCGCCCAAGTCA
Proteins encoded:
- a CDS encoding ribose-phosphate diphosphokinase, with translation MALHGDLRILSGTANPQLAEAICDHLGCKLTPILAETFSDGEIRIEIGANVRGADVFVVQPTCSPVNFNIMQLGLILDALKRASASRVTAVVPYYGYARQDRKVVPRAPISAKLMSDFLSAAGMHRLLTVDLHAGQIQGFFDLPVDNLYAAPVLLDYLKETQKDEELVVVSPDAGGVERARAYGKRLGASLAIIDKRRDEPNKARAMNLIGNVEGKVAIVLDDMIDTAGTICTAADVLIEHGAKKCLACATHPVLSGPAIERLENSAYDGVIVTDTIPLGPKGKECSKIAVKSVAGLLAKAIHNIHSESSVSVLFV
- the ispE gene encoding 4-(cytidine 5'-diphospho)-2-C-methyl-D-erythritol kinase, with protein sequence MPRTFRVSCKANLFLRVTGRLENGYHTLHSLFVRLDEPHDEMRVSPGAPGGGLQLHCPGLPELPLDKNIVSKAYVAHSRATGLSADLEIHLDKGIPDGAGLGGGSADAAAMLRILQEEAGQRALTEDGLRKLAVDLGADVPFFLLGSAAEATGVGDRLTEVEPGLDDCLALVVCPDVHVPTAWAYAALDDDAEKGYQWLTAQSEVDNGPFCLGRPRLENDFEKVVLSAFPELRRLKEWLFQLGASGAVMSGSGAAMVALFRRERRLEAAASALAAEGIRAYATGIF